A section of the Lutra lutra chromosome 3, mLutLut1.2, whole genome shotgun sequence genome encodes:
- the DES gene encoding desmin produces the protein MSQAYSSSQRVSSYRRTFGGAGGFPLVSPLGSPVFPRAGFGTKGSSSSMTSRVYQVSRTSGGAGGLGALRASRLGSARAPSSYGAGELLDFSLADAVNQEFLTTRTNEKVELQELNDRFANYIEKVRFLEQQNAALAAEVNRLKGREPTRVAEIYEEELRELRRQVEVLTNQRARVDVERDNLLDDLQRLKAKLQEEIQLREEAENNLAAFRADVDAATLARIDLERRIESLNEEIVFLKKVHEEEIRELQAQLQEQQVQVEMDMSKPDLTAALRDIRAQYETIAAKNISEAEEWYKSKVSDLTQAANKNNDALRQAKQEMMEYRHQIQSYTCEIDALKGTNDSLMRQMREMEDRFASEASGYQDNIARLEEEIRHLKDEMARHLREYQDLLNVKMALDVEIATYRKLLEGEESRINLPIQTFSALNFRETSPEQRGSEVHTKKTVMIKTIETRDGEVVSEATQQQHEVL, from the exons ATGAGCCAGGCCTACTCGTCCAGCCAGCGCGTGTCCTCCTACCGCCGCACCTtcggcggggcggggggcttcCCGCTCGTCTCCCCGCTCGGCTCACCGGTGTTCCCGCGCGCGGGCTTCGGCACCAAGGGCTCCTCGAGCTCTATGACGTCCCGCGTGTACCAGGTGTCGCGCACGTCGGGCGGGGCAGGGGGTCTGGGGGCGCTGCGGGCCAGCCGGCTGGGGTCGGCCCGCGCGCCCTCCTCCTACGGCGCGGGCGAGCTGCTGGACTTCTCGCTGGCCGACGCCGTGAACCAGGAGTTCCTGACCACGCGCACCAACGAGAAGGTGGAGCTGCAGGAGCTCAATGACCGCTTCGCCAACTACATCGAGAAAGTGCGCTTCCTGGAGCAGCAGAACGCGGCGCTCGCCGCGGAGGTGAACCGGCTCAAGGGGCGCGAGCCCACCCGGGTCGCCGAGATCTACGAGGAGGAGCTGCGCGAGCTGCGGCGCCAGGTGGAGGTGCTCACCAACCAGCGCGCCCGCGTGGACGTCGAGCGTGACAACCTGTTGGACGACCTGCAGCGGCTCAAGGCCAA ACTGCAAGAAGAGATTCAGCTGAGAGAAGAAGCGGAGAACAATTTGGCTGCCTTCAGAGCG GATGTGGATGCGGCTACTCTCGCTCGGATTGACCTAGAGCGCAGGATTGAGTCTCTCAACGAGGAAATCGTGTTCCTTAAGAAAGTGCATGAAGAG GAGATCCGAGAGCTACAGGCCCAGCTTCAGGAACAGCAGGTCCAGGTGGAGATGGACATGTCCAAGCCGGACCTCACCGCCGCGCTCAGGGACATCCGGGCTCAGTATGAGACCATCGCGGCCAAGAATATCTCAGAAGCTGAGGAATGGTACAAGTCAAAG GTGTCCGACCTGACCCAGGCAGCCAACAAGAACAACGATGCACTGCGCCAGGCCAAGCAGGAGATGATGGAGTATCGACACCAGATCCAGTCCTACACCTGCGAGATCGACGCCCTCAAGGGCACC AACGATTCGCTGATGAGGCAGATGCGAGAGATGGAAGACCGCTTTGCCAGCGAGGCCAGCGGCTACCAGGACAACATCGCGCGTCTGGAGGAAGAGATCCGGCACCTCAAGGATGAGATGGCCCGTCACCTGCGAGAGTACCAGGACCTGCTCAATGTCAAGATGGCCCTAGATGTGGAGATTGCCACCTACCGGAAGCtgctggagggagaggaaagcCG gATCAACCTCCCCATCCAGACCTTCTCTGCTCTCAACTTCCGAG AAACAAGCCCGGAGCAAAGGGGTTCTGAGGTCCACACCAAGAAGACGGTGATGATCAAGACCATCGAGACCCGGGATGGGGAG gttGTCAGCGAGGCCACACAGCAGCAACACGAGGTGCTTTAA